In a single window of the Solea senegalensis isolate Sse05_10M linkage group LG1, IFAPA_SoseM_1, whole genome shotgun sequence genome:
- the mbnl1 gene encoding muscleblind-like protein 1 isoform X12, which produces MAMLAQQMQLANAMMPSTQLPPMPMFSMTPGLATNASAAAAVAAAAFNPYLSPVSPSLMPPEILPNTPVLMASSPTVSQVPNAAAAAQKLLRTDRLEVCREYQRGNCSRGENDCRFAHPADSTMIDTNDNTVTVCMDYIKGRCSREKCKYFHPPAHLQAKIKATQHQVNQATAAAAMTQSAVKSLKRPLDATFDLGIAPSVMAPLPKRAALEKANGASAVFNTGMLQYQQALANMQFQQQAAFLPSGSILCMTPAASIVPMMHGGTPATVSAATTSATSVPFATASTNQDSSLSKLTTNEYMQLIPIISADHLSSHKFLTQM; this is translated from the exons ATGGCCATGCTGGCCCAGCAGATGCAGCTCGCAAATGCCATGATGCCCAGCACACAGCTTCCACCTATG CCCATGTTCTCAATGACGCCAGGCTTGGCCACTAATgccagtgcagcagcagccgtTGCAGCCGCAGCCTTTAATCCCTACCTGAGCCCAGTGTCACCAAGTCTGATGCCCCCAGAGATCCTACCCAACACCCCTGTCCTCATGGCCTCCAGCCCCACAGTCAGCCAAGTTCccaacgctgctgctgcagcccagAAACTGCTGAGAACAGACAGACTCGAG GTGTGTCGGGAGTATCAGAGGGGCAACTGCTCCCGCGGCGAGAACGACTGTCGCTTCGCCCACCCCGCTGACAGCACCATGATCGACACCAACGACAACACCGTCACCGTGTGCATGGACTACATCAAGGGTCGGTGCTCCCGGGAAAAGTGCAAGTACTTCCACCCACCAGCCCATCTGCAGGCTAAAATAAAGGCTACCCAGCACCAGGTGAACCAGGCCACAGCCGCCGCAGCCATG ACTCAGTCGGCTGTCAAATCACTGAAGCGACCCCTCGACGCAACCTTTGACCTG GGCATCGCCCCTAGTGTCATGGCTCCTCTGCCAAAACGGGCAGCCTTGGAGAAGGCCAACGGTGCCTCTGCCGTGTTTAACACCGGCATGCTCCAGTACCAACAGGCCCTGGCCAACATGCAGTTTCAGCAGCAGGCTGCTTTCCTCCCATCAG GCTCAATATTGTGCATGACACCTGCAGCCAGCATTG TTCCCATGATGCACGGTGGTACTCCAGCCACTGTGTCTGCAGCCACCACATCTGCCACAAGCGTTCCCTTCGCAACTGCCTCCACCAATCAG GACTCTTCCTTATCAAAGTTGACTACCAACGAATACATGCAATTG ATTCCAATAATATCTGCAGATCATCTGAGTAGTCACAAGTTCTTGACTCAAATGTAG